One window of the Seriola aureovittata isolate HTS-2021-v1 ecotype China chromosome 22, ASM2101889v1, whole genome shotgun sequence genome contains the following:
- the shank3b gene encoding SH3 and multiple ankyrin repeat domains protein 3 isoform X1 — protein MPLSPAADTKHDRPRQQAVTNGNPTGSAVARDDDADDTPPGNSIVVRIGIPDLQQTKCLRLDPELPVWTSKQRVLVTLTQSLSDVLNYGLFQPAFNGRAGKFLDEERLLKEYPLPPITPIPYLEFRYKRRVYTQSYVDDKQLAKLHTKANLKRFMEHVHQKNVEKVSKWLEKGLDPNFHDSDSGECPLTLAVQLEESCELIKVLRSGGAHLDFRTRDGITALHRAVLCRNSAALTTLLDLGASPDYKDSRGLTPLYHSAMVGGAPYCCELLLQDHASIGMTDENGWQEIHQACRYGNVQHLEHLLFYGADMSSQNASGNTALHLCALYNQDSCARVLLFRGANKDIKNYNNQTAFQVAIIAGNFELAEIIKIHKTSDVVVPFRETPSYTKRRRGGVTRPSAGNGLSSPRSLIRSASDNALESPASSPGPSLQSLETHHDTHTHSLRRHTRRLSPSGGGHVETSPPSSPPLTPQMRKRRLYSAVPGRTFIATRSHVPQGPGEIQLHRGERVKVLSIGEGGFWEGSVKGRTGWFPAECVEEVQMRQYDPRLETREDRTKRLFRHYTVGSYDNYTSYSDYVIEEKTAVLQKRESEGFGFVLRGAKAETPIEEFAPTPAFPALQYLESVDQGGVAWRAGLRTGDFLIEVNGSDVVKVGHRQVVSLIRQGGSRLLMKVVSVSRKSESNLIRKKAPPPPKRAPSTSLTLRSKSMTADLEEIARRRRFEKLDEMLASGQQEVVLRGRPSDDFRAATVKQRPTSRRITQAEINSLFERQGLVPPSAPEKSTMALPRGMSRTKSFGTPEDDRITALINESRFPRSSSLTDSFIPPPPQTAPPPPPSAASSTSSLFLLDSGPPPSFLPPPPPARGEGLTRSSFKPGAEPRLQELSDSPTRSHAHAERQRKARSMIILQDTPPPLQPDAHAAAATHTLHTATHTATHTLHTATHTSTLSLHSTSPALGHSPLSRRRGRPIENPYANVGQQAPPTKPQRRKSPLLKQLPVEEQGLGIKDHDPSKLDGGGPGSPSRAELYQQQVLSERARVQGRRSSLFLSVEGAGSENQVPPLLTQSHSMDDLGELPPPAPVLSPSPTPHTFLHPLTGKPLDPSSPLALALAARERALTARTPSPEPRTKHASASTTPIPTPAASPEGRHKRTPMATPQSSPEPRSKRTTPQTSPEQRIKRTTPQTSPELRHKRITPPLFPDGQVERPETEGGVTSPAGPSPERWRPSPLPPLASESHSALIDRRRSLTVGSSEEEGGAYTVTLPPALLSSSDEETREELRRIGLVTPPPAFATTPAPPPPSSLTLLPRRGGEGGGVESGPDSLGRRGEEDEGGDERLHDSSSSPSSLPPSITLASPPAPSSPSSPPAAHPSPSSAATSPSGLKPRLRSPIGRGRSALRDPLLKQSSDSELLPSAASSSSPSSPLCSSPTGGGSRQPRYLFQRRSKLWGGGDDRGDERRGLSPEEGGGRPAALGGQGSGSAMDLSSRSASALELSGRAGSGLDLANRLQLLNKDSHSLGEEPSPLDPGRRSPVGGARLFSSLGELHTISQRGYGASYTVRPGSRYPVTRRSPSPSPSPSDRSIGLTSSPAPCSERPDLSSGRGLTILKSSSLSLPSEPKEVRFVMRSASARTRSRSPSPSPHASPCPSPVLSGPLLALRPWRQRPLNLWNKYDVGDWLESVGLAEHRQRFQEHEIEGSHLPALTKEDYVELGVTRLGHRINIERALRQLLDGST, from the exons ATGCCTCTGAGTCCGGCTGCTGACACCAAACATGATCGCCCGCGACAACAGGCGGTTACTAACGGCAACCCGACAGGCTCTGCTGTTGCCAGGGACGACGACGCGGATGACACGCCCCCTGGAAACAGCATTGTCGTCCGCATTGGCATCCCGGACCTGCAGCAGACG AAGTGTTTGCGGTTGGACCCAGAGTTACCAGTTTGGACCAGTAAGCAGAGGGTTCTGGTGACGTTGACTCAGTCTCTGTCGGATGTTTTGAACTATGGTCTCTTCCAGCCGGCGTTCAACGGCCGAGCCGGAAAGTTTCTGGACGAGGAGCGCCTGCTGAAGGAGTATCCTCTGCCCCCCATCACACCCATCCCCTACCTGGAG TTTCGTTATAAGAGGAGAGTTTACACACAGAGCTACGTGGACGATAAACAGCTGGCCAAGTTACACaccaag GCCAACCTGAAGCGGTTCATGGAGCACGTTCATCAGAAGAACGTGGAGAAAGTTTCCAAATGGCTGGAGAAAGGCCTGGACCCCAACTTCCACGACTCTGACAGTGGGG AGTGTCCTCTGACTCTGGCCGTGCAGTTGGAGGAGAGTTGCGAGCTGATTAAAGTCCTTCGCAGCGGTGGAGCTCACCTGGACTTCAGGACCAGAGATGGCATCACAGCCCTGCACCGAGCCGTCCTCTGCAGGAACAGCGCTGCTCTGACT ACCCTGCTGGACCTGGGCGCGTCTCCGGACTACAAGGACAGCAGAGGTCTCACTCCTCTCTATCACTCTGCCATGGTGGGTGGTGCCCCCTACtgctgtgagctgctgctgcaggaccaCGCCAGCATCG GGATGACTGATGAGAATGGGTGGCAGGAAATCCaccag GCATGTCGCTATGGTAACGTGCAGCACTTGGAGCACCTGCTGTTCTATGGCGCTGACATGAGTTCCCAGAATGCATCGGGAAACACCGCACTGCACCTCTGTGCACTCTACAACCAG GACAGCTGTGCCAGAGTGCTGCTGTTCAGAGGAGCAAACAAGGACATCAAGAACTACAACAACCAGACTGCCTTTcag gtggcgATCATTGCTGGGAACTTTGAACTTGCAGAAATCATTAAGATCCACAAAACCTCTGATGTTG TAGTTCCCTTCAGAGAAACTCCCTCCTATACCAAACGACGCCGGGGCGGCGTGACCAGGCCGTCGGCTGGAAATGGTCTTTCATCTCCACGTTCTCTGATTCGCTCAGCAAGTGACAATGCTCTGGAAAGCCCCGCCTCCTCTCCTGGCCCCTCCCTCCAAAGCCTGGAGACACACCacgacactcacacacactcgctaCGACGACACACACGCCGACTCAG CCCGAGCGGTGGAGGTCATGTGGAGACCAGTCCCCCGTCCTCCCCTCCCCTGACCCCacagatgaggaagaggaggctgtATAGTGCCGTACCGGGACGCACCTTCATCGCCACCCGATCCCACGTCCCCCAGGGGCCCGGCGAGATCCAGCTGCACCGAGGCGAGAGAGTGAAAG TGCTGTCTATAGGTGAGGGAGGATTCTGGGAAGGAAGTGTTAAAGGAAGAACTGGTTGGTTTCCTGCTGAGTGTGTTGAAGAAGTCCAGATGAGACAATACGACCCCAGACTGG AGACGAGGGAGGACCGCACTAAAAGACTGTTCAGACATTATACTGTAGGATCCTATGACAACTACACCTCCTACAG TGACTACGTGATCGAGGAGAAGACGGCCGTGctgcagaagagagagagcgagggattCGGCTTCGTCCTCAGAGGAGCTAAAG CTGAGACGCCCATCGAGGAGTTTGCCCCCACCCCGGCCTTTCCCGCTCTTCAGTACCTGGAGTCAGTGGACCAGGGGGGTGTGGCTTGGAGGGCGGGGCTACGGACTGGAGACTTTCTCATAGAG gTGAATGGCAGCGACGTGGTGAAGGTGGGTCACCGGCAGGTAGTCAGTCTGATCCGACAGGGAGGAAGTCGCCTGCTGATGAAAGTCGTGTCTGTTTCCAGAAAATCTGAGTCCAACCTGATCAGGAAGAAAG ctcCACCCCCTCCGAAACGAGCCCCCAGCACCTCGCTCACACTTCGATCCAAGTCCATGACCGCTGACCTGGAGGAGATag CCAGGAGGAGACGTTTTG AGAAACTGGACGAGATGTTGGCCAGCGGCCAGCAGGAAGTCGTTCTGAGGGGCCGTCCGTCAGACGACTTCAGAGCGGCGACGGTCAAACAGCGACCGACGAGCCGACGAATCACGCAGGCCGAGATTAAT tcgCTGTTTGAGCGGCAGGGTCTGGTGCCTCCCTCCGCCCCAGAGAAGAGCACCATGGCTTTACCCAGGGGAATGTCAAGAACAAAGAGTTTTG GCACACCTGAGGACGACAGGATCACCGCTCTGATCAATGAGAGTCGGTTTCCACGGAGCTCCTCGCTGACGGACAGcttcatccctcctcctcctcagacagccccgcctcctcctccctccgccgcctcctccacctcctcgcTCTTCCTCCTCGACTCCGGCCCGCCTCCCTCCTTCCTGCCCCCTCCACCCCCAGCCCGAGGGGAGGGGCTGACCCGCTCCAGCTTCAAGCCGGGAGCAGAGCCGCGGCTGCAGGAGCTCTCCGATTCGCCGACGAGGAGCCACGCCCACGCCGAGCGGCAGAGGAAGGCGAGGTCGATGATCATCCTGCAGGACACGCCGCCGCCGCTGCAGCCTGACGCGCATGCCGCCGCTGCAACGCACACGCTgcacactgccacacacactgccacacacacgcTTCACACCGCCACGCATACCTCCACACTGTCTCTCCACAGCACCAGCCCCGCCCTTGGCCACTCACCACTGTCACGCCGTCGGGGTCGACCAATAGAAAACCCTTATGCTAATGTGGGACAGCAAGCACCACCCACCAaaccacagaggaggaagtcacCTTTGTTGAAACAGCTTCCTGTAGAGGAGCAGG GACTTGGAATCAAAGATCATGATCCATCCAAATTAGACGGAGGCGGGCCTGGCAGCCCCAGCAGGGCGGAGTTGTACCAGCAGCAGGTTCTTTCAGAGCGCGCTCGGGTTCAGGGGCGCAGGTcgtctctcttcctgtctgttgaGGGGGCGGGATCAGAAAACCAGGTGCCGCCACTCCTGACACAGAGCCATTCAATGGATGACCTCGGCGAGCTTCCTCCTCCAGCCCCGGTCCTATCACCTTCACCGACACCTCACACCTTCCTCCACCCACTGACAGGGAAACCGCTGG acccctcctctccactcgCTCTGGCACTTGCTGCACGAGAACGAGCGCTCACCGCCCGAACACCAAGCCCCGAGCCTCGGACTAAACATGCATCAGCCTCCACTACGCCCATACCCACCCCAGCCGCCAGCCCCGAGGGCAGACACAAGCGCACCCCTATGGCCACCCCGCAGAGCAGCCCTGAGCCCCGATCCAAGCGCACCACCCCACAGACGAGCCCAGAGCAGCGAATCAAGCGCACTACTCCTCAAACCAGCCCTGAGCTGAGGCATAAACGCATAACCCCACCCCTGTTCCCTGATGGACAGGTGGAGCGTccagaaacagagggaggagtgaCGTCACCTGCCGGCCCCTCACCTGAACGTTGGAGACCTTCCCCTTTGCCACCGCTGGCCAGTGAGAGTCACTCTGCTCTGATTGACAGGCGCAGAAGTCTCACAGTGGGCAGCTCAGAAGAGGAGGGCGGGGCTTACACAGTGACACTCCCACCAGCATTGTTGTCATCCAGTGATGAGGAAACTAGGGAGGAGCTGCGGAGGATCGGTCTGgtgactcctcctcctgcctttGCCACtactcctgctcctcctcccccatccTCCCTCACCCTATTGCCACGACgaggtggggagggagggggagtaGAGAGTGGTCCTGACTCCCTGGGtagacgaggagaggaggatgaaggaggtgATGAACGGCTCCATGacagctcctcctctcccagctcactccctccctccatcactttggcctctcctcctgctccatcctccccctcctccccacctgCTGCTCACCCATCTCCTTCATCCGCCGCCACTTCCCCATCAGGCCTAAAGCCTCGCCTTCGTTCGCCAATTGGCCGGGGCCGCTCGGCGCTTCGAGACCCGCTGCTGAAGCAATCTTCAGACAGTGAACTCCTCCCCTCTGCtgcatcctcctcctcgccctccTCGCCACTGTGTTCATCTCCCACAGGTGGCGGCAGCCGGCAGCCACGCTACCTATTTCAGAGGAGGTCCAAGCTGTGGGGTGGTGGGGACGACCGCGGGGACGAACGCCGGGGCCTGAGCCCGGAGGAAGGAGGCGGCCGTCCGGCAGCGTTgggaggtcaggggtcagggtcAGCTATGGATCTGAGCAGCCGGTCGGCTTCAGCCCTGGAGCTGAGCGGCAGGGCAGGGTCTGGACTGGATCTGGCTAATCGGCTACAGCTGCTCAACAAAGACAGTCACTCTCTGGGGGAGGAGCCAAGCCCCCTCGACCCGGGCCGGAGGTCACCAGTAGGAGGTGCCAG GTTGTTCTCCAGCCTCGGTGAACTTCACACCATCTCCCAGCGAGGATATGGCGCCAGCTATACAGTCCGTCCAGGAAGTCGCTACCCGGTTACCCGCCGgagcccctccccctctccctccccctctgatAGGTCAATAGGGCTCACCTCCTCCCCCGCGCCCTGCTCTGAAAGGCCAGATCTGAGCTCGGGTCGCGGTCTGACCATCCTGAAGTCGTCCAGTCTCAGTCTCCCCTCCGAACCAAAGGAGGTTCGGTTTGTGATGCGAAGCGCAAGCGCACGAACCAGGTCCCGTTCCCCTTCACCTTCACCTCACGCCTCACCTTGTCCCTCCCCAGTCCTCAGTGGCCCCCTGTTGGCCCTTCGGCCATGGAGGCAGCGGCCCCTCAACCTGTGGAATAAATATGACGTGGGTGACTGGCTGGAAAGCGTGGGCCTGGCCGAACACCGCCAGCGCTTCCAGGAGCACGAGATCGAAGGCTCCCATCTCCCCGCCCTCACCAAGGAGGACTATGTGGAGCTGGGTGTCACCAGACTGGGACACCGTATCAACATCGAGAGGGCACTCAGACAGCTGCTGGATGGTTCCACTTGA
- the shank3b gene encoding SH3 and multiple ankyrin repeat domains protein 3 isoform X2 — translation MPLSPAADTKHDRPRQQAVTNGNPTGSAVARDDDADDTPPGNSIVVRIGIPDLQQTKCLRLDPELPVWTSKQRVLVTLTQSLSDVLNYGLFQPAFNGRAGKFLDEERLLKEYPLPPITPIPYLEFRYKRRVYTQSYVDDKQLAKLHTKANLKRFMEHVHQKNVEKVSKWLEKGLDPNFHDSDSGECPLTLAVQLEESCELIKVLRSGGAHLDFRTRDGITALHRAVLCRNSAALTTLLDLGASPDYKDSRGLTPLYHSAMVGGAPYCCELLLQDHASIGMTDENGWQEIHQACRYGNVQHLEHLLFYGADMSSQNASGNTALHLCALYNQDSCARVLLFRGANKDIKNYNNQTAFQVAIIAGNFELAEIIKIHKTSDVVPFRETPSYTKRRRGGVTRPSAGNGLSSPRSLIRSASDNALESPASSPGPSLQSLETHHDTHTHSLRRHTRRLSPSGGGHVETSPPSSPPLTPQMRKRRLYSAVPGRTFIATRSHVPQGPGEIQLHRGERVKVLSIGEGGFWEGSVKGRTGWFPAECVEEVQMRQYDPRLETREDRTKRLFRHYTVGSYDNYTSYSDYVIEEKTAVLQKRESEGFGFVLRGAKAETPIEEFAPTPAFPALQYLESVDQGGVAWRAGLRTGDFLIEVNGSDVVKVGHRQVVSLIRQGGSRLLMKVVSVSRKSESNLIRKKAPPPPKRAPSTSLTLRSKSMTADLEEIARRRRFEKLDEMLASGQQEVVLRGRPSDDFRAATVKQRPTSRRITQAEINSLFERQGLVPPSAPEKSTMALPRGMSRTKSFGTPEDDRITALINESRFPRSSSLTDSFIPPPPQTAPPPPPSAASSTSSLFLLDSGPPPSFLPPPPPARGEGLTRSSFKPGAEPRLQELSDSPTRSHAHAERQRKARSMIILQDTPPPLQPDAHAAAATHTLHTATHTATHTLHTATHTSTLSLHSTSPALGHSPLSRRRGRPIENPYANVGQQAPPTKPQRRKSPLLKQLPVEEQGLGIKDHDPSKLDGGGPGSPSRAELYQQQVLSERARVQGRRSSLFLSVEGAGSENQVPPLLTQSHSMDDLGELPPPAPVLSPSPTPHTFLHPLTGKPLDPSSPLALALAARERALTARTPSPEPRTKHASASTTPIPTPAASPEGRHKRTPMATPQSSPEPRSKRTTPQTSPEQRIKRTTPQTSPELRHKRITPPLFPDGQVERPETEGGVTSPAGPSPERWRPSPLPPLASESHSALIDRRRSLTVGSSEEEGGAYTVTLPPALLSSSDEETREELRRIGLVTPPPAFATTPAPPPPSSLTLLPRRGGEGGGVESGPDSLGRRGEEDEGGDERLHDSSSSPSSLPPSITLASPPAPSSPSSPPAAHPSPSSAATSPSGLKPRLRSPIGRGRSALRDPLLKQSSDSELLPSAASSSSPSSPLCSSPTGGGSRQPRYLFQRRSKLWGGGDDRGDERRGLSPEEGGGRPAALGGQGSGSAMDLSSRSASALELSGRAGSGLDLANRLQLLNKDSHSLGEEPSPLDPGRRSPVGGARLFSSLGELHTISQRGYGASYTVRPGSRYPVTRRSPSPSPSPSDRSIGLTSSPAPCSERPDLSSGRGLTILKSSSLSLPSEPKEVRFVMRSASARTRSRSPSPSPHASPCPSPVLSGPLLALRPWRQRPLNLWNKYDVGDWLESVGLAEHRQRFQEHEIEGSHLPALTKEDYVELGVTRLGHRINIERALRQLLDGST, via the exons ATGCCTCTGAGTCCGGCTGCTGACACCAAACATGATCGCCCGCGACAACAGGCGGTTACTAACGGCAACCCGACAGGCTCTGCTGTTGCCAGGGACGACGACGCGGATGACACGCCCCCTGGAAACAGCATTGTCGTCCGCATTGGCATCCCGGACCTGCAGCAGACG AAGTGTTTGCGGTTGGACCCAGAGTTACCAGTTTGGACCAGTAAGCAGAGGGTTCTGGTGACGTTGACTCAGTCTCTGTCGGATGTTTTGAACTATGGTCTCTTCCAGCCGGCGTTCAACGGCCGAGCCGGAAAGTTTCTGGACGAGGAGCGCCTGCTGAAGGAGTATCCTCTGCCCCCCATCACACCCATCCCCTACCTGGAG TTTCGTTATAAGAGGAGAGTTTACACACAGAGCTACGTGGACGATAAACAGCTGGCCAAGTTACACaccaag GCCAACCTGAAGCGGTTCATGGAGCACGTTCATCAGAAGAACGTGGAGAAAGTTTCCAAATGGCTGGAGAAAGGCCTGGACCCCAACTTCCACGACTCTGACAGTGGGG AGTGTCCTCTGACTCTGGCCGTGCAGTTGGAGGAGAGTTGCGAGCTGATTAAAGTCCTTCGCAGCGGTGGAGCTCACCTGGACTTCAGGACCAGAGATGGCATCACAGCCCTGCACCGAGCCGTCCTCTGCAGGAACAGCGCTGCTCTGACT ACCCTGCTGGACCTGGGCGCGTCTCCGGACTACAAGGACAGCAGAGGTCTCACTCCTCTCTATCACTCTGCCATGGTGGGTGGTGCCCCCTACtgctgtgagctgctgctgcaggaccaCGCCAGCATCG GGATGACTGATGAGAATGGGTGGCAGGAAATCCaccag GCATGTCGCTATGGTAACGTGCAGCACTTGGAGCACCTGCTGTTCTATGGCGCTGACATGAGTTCCCAGAATGCATCGGGAAACACCGCACTGCACCTCTGTGCACTCTACAACCAG GACAGCTGTGCCAGAGTGCTGCTGTTCAGAGGAGCAAACAAGGACATCAAGAACTACAACAACCAGACTGCCTTTcag gtggcgATCATTGCTGGGAACTTTGAACTTGCAGAAATCATTAAGATCCACAAAACCTCTGATGTTG TTCCCTTCAGAGAAACTCCCTCCTATACCAAACGACGCCGGGGCGGCGTGACCAGGCCGTCGGCTGGAAATGGTCTTTCATCTCCACGTTCTCTGATTCGCTCAGCAAGTGACAATGCTCTGGAAAGCCCCGCCTCCTCTCCTGGCCCCTCCCTCCAAAGCCTGGAGACACACCacgacactcacacacactcgctaCGACGACACACACGCCGACTCAG CCCGAGCGGTGGAGGTCATGTGGAGACCAGTCCCCCGTCCTCCCCTCCCCTGACCCCacagatgaggaagaggaggctgtATAGTGCCGTACCGGGACGCACCTTCATCGCCACCCGATCCCACGTCCCCCAGGGGCCCGGCGAGATCCAGCTGCACCGAGGCGAGAGAGTGAAAG TGCTGTCTATAGGTGAGGGAGGATTCTGGGAAGGAAGTGTTAAAGGAAGAACTGGTTGGTTTCCTGCTGAGTGTGTTGAAGAAGTCCAGATGAGACAATACGACCCCAGACTGG AGACGAGGGAGGACCGCACTAAAAGACTGTTCAGACATTATACTGTAGGATCCTATGACAACTACACCTCCTACAG TGACTACGTGATCGAGGAGAAGACGGCCGTGctgcagaagagagagagcgagggattCGGCTTCGTCCTCAGAGGAGCTAAAG CTGAGACGCCCATCGAGGAGTTTGCCCCCACCCCGGCCTTTCCCGCTCTTCAGTACCTGGAGTCAGTGGACCAGGGGGGTGTGGCTTGGAGGGCGGGGCTACGGACTGGAGACTTTCTCATAGAG gTGAATGGCAGCGACGTGGTGAAGGTGGGTCACCGGCAGGTAGTCAGTCTGATCCGACAGGGAGGAAGTCGCCTGCTGATGAAAGTCGTGTCTGTTTCCAGAAAATCTGAGTCCAACCTGATCAGGAAGAAAG ctcCACCCCCTCCGAAACGAGCCCCCAGCACCTCGCTCACACTTCGATCCAAGTCCATGACCGCTGACCTGGAGGAGATag CCAGGAGGAGACGTTTTG AGAAACTGGACGAGATGTTGGCCAGCGGCCAGCAGGAAGTCGTTCTGAGGGGCCGTCCGTCAGACGACTTCAGAGCGGCGACGGTCAAACAGCGACCGACGAGCCGACGAATCACGCAGGCCGAGATTAAT tcgCTGTTTGAGCGGCAGGGTCTGGTGCCTCCCTCCGCCCCAGAGAAGAGCACCATGGCTTTACCCAGGGGAATGTCAAGAACAAAGAGTTTTG GCACACCTGAGGACGACAGGATCACCGCTCTGATCAATGAGAGTCGGTTTCCACGGAGCTCCTCGCTGACGGACAGcttcatccctcctcctcctcagacagccccgcctcctcctccctccgccgcctcctccacctcctcgcTCTTCCTCCTCGACTCCGGCCCGCCTCCCTCCTTCCTGCCCCCTCCACCCCCAGCCCGAGGGGAGGGGCTGACCCGCTCCAGCTTCAAGCCGGGAGCAGAGCCGCGGCTGCAGGAGCTCTCCGATTCGCCGACGAGGAGCCACGCCCACGCCGAGCGGCAGAGGAAGGCGAGGTCGATGATCATCCTGCAGGACACGCCGCCGCCGCTGCAGCCTGACGCGCATGCCGCCGCTGCAACGCACACGCTgcacactgccacacacactgccacacacacgcTTCACACCGCCACGCATACCTCCACACTGTCTCTCCACAGCACCAGCCCCGCCCTTGGCCACTCACCACTGTCACGCCGTCGGGGTCGACCAATAGAAAACCCTTATGCTAATGTGGGACAGCAAGCACCACCCACCAaaccacagaggaggaagtcacCTTTGTTGAAACAGCTTCCTGTAGAGGAGCAGG GACTTGGAATCAAAGATCATGATCCATCCAAATTAGACGGAGGCGGGCCTGGCAGCCCCAGCAGGGCGGAGTTGTACCAGCAGCAGGTTCTTTCAGAGCGCGCTCGGGTTCAGGGGCGCAGGTcgtctctcttcctgtctgttgaGGGGGCGGGATCAGAAAACCAGGTGCCGCCACTCCTGACACAGAGCCATTCAATGGATGACCTCGGCGAGCTTCCTCCTCCAGCCCCGGTCCTATCACCTTCACCGACACCTCACACCTTCCTCCACCCACTGACAGGGAAACCGCTGG acccctcctctccactcgCTCTGGCACTTGCTGCACGAGAACGAGCGCTCACCGCCCGAACACCAAGCCCCGAGCCTCGGACTAAACATGCATCAGCCTCCACTACGCCCATACCCACCCCAGCCGCCAGCCCCGAGGGCAGACACAAGCGCACCCCTATGGCCACCCCGCAGAGCAGCCCTGAGCCCCGATCCAAGCGCACCACCCCACAGACGAGCCCAGAGCAGCGAATCAAGCGCACTACTCCTCAAACCAGCCCTGAGCTGAGGCATAAACGCATAACCCCACCCCTGTTCCCTGATGGACAGGTGGAGCGTccagaaacagagggaggagtgaCGTCACCTGCCGGCCCCTCACCTGAACGTTGGAGACCTTCCCCTTTGCCACCGCTGGCCAGTGAGAGTCACTCTGCTCTGATTGACAGGCGCAGAAGTCTCACAGTGGGCAGCTCAGAAGAGGAGGGCGGGGCTTACACAGTGACACTCCCACCAGCATTGTTGTCATCCAGTGATGAGGAAACTAGGGAGGAGCTGCGGAGGATCGGTCTGgtgactcctcctcctgcctttGCCACtactcctgctcctcctcccccatccTCCCTCACCCTATTGCCACGACgaggtggggagggagggggagtaGAGAGTGGTCCTGACTCCCTGGGtagacgaggagaggaggatgaaggaggtgATGAACGGCTCCATGacagctcctcctctcccagctcactccctccctccatcactttggcctctcctcctgctccatcctccccctcctccccacctgCTGCTCACCCATCTCCTTCATCCGCCGCCACTTCCCCATCAGGCCTAAAGCCTCGCCTTCGTTCGCCAATTGGCCGGGGCCGCTCGGCGCTTCGAGACCCGCTGCTGAAGCAATCTTCAGACAGTGAACTCCTCCCCTCTGCtgcatcctcctcctcgccctccTCGCCACTGTGTTCATCTCCCACAGGTGGCGGCAGCCGGCAGCCACGCTACCTATTTCAGAGGAGGTCCAAGCTGTGGGGTGGTGGGGACGACCGCGGGGACGAACGCCGGGGCCTGAGCCCGGAGGAAGGAGGCGGCCGTCCGGCAGCGTTgggaggtcaggggtcagggtcAGCTATGGATCTGAGCAGCCGGTCGGCTTCAGCCCTGGAGCTGAGCGGCAGGGCAGGGTCTGGACTGGATCTGGCTAATCGGCTACAGCTGCTCAACAAAGACAGTCACTCTCTGGGGGAGGAGCCAAGCCCCCTCGACCCGGGCCGGAGGTCACCAGTAGGAGGTGCCAG GTTGTTCTCCAGCCTCGGTGAACTTCACACCATCTCCCAGCGAGGATATGGCGCCAGCTATACAGTCCGTCCAGGAAGTCGCTACCCGGTTACCCGCCGgagcccctccccctctccctccccctctgatAGGTCAATAGGGCTCACCTCCTCCCCCGCGCCCTGCTCTGAAAGGCCAGATCTGAGCTCGGGTCGCGGTCTGACCATCCTGAAGTCGTCCAGTCTCAGTCTCCCCTCCGAACCAAAGGAGGTTCGGTTTGTGATGCGAAGCGCAAGCGCACGAACCAGGTCCCGTTCCCCTTCACCTTCACCTCACGCCTCACCTTGTCCCTCCCCAGTCCTCAGTGGCCCCCTGTTGGCCCTTCGGCCATGGAGGCAGCGGCCCCTCAACCTGTGGAATAAATATGACGTGGGTGACTGGCTGGAAAGCGTGGGCCTGGCCGAACACCGCCAGCGCTTCCAGGAGCACGAGATCGAAGGCTCCCATCTCCCCGCCCTCACCAAGGAGGACTATGTGGAGCTGGGTGTCACCAGACTGGGACACCGTATCAACATCGAGAGGGCACTCAGACAGCTGCTGGATGGTTCCACTTGA